The DNA region GGGATACAGGCATGCCCTTGCCTTCTGTGTGTTATTGTGTAACATTTCTGCCCTTGCCCTATAATACCCGATTTTTGCATTCAAGTAATCAAGCTCAGAGCTATATTTTGCCTCAAAAGAGGGGTCCATTTTTTTGAACTTCCCGATTGTGTATGCCATTTCATCGGGAAACTTTTCAATGTATTTGATGCTGCTCATGCCCGGATGAATGCGATATACTGCCAGCGGTTGATCAATATAGGCCGCCTTTGATCTATAGAGAACTCTCATAAAAAGATCAAATTCCTCAGTCAAAATGAGGTTGCTGTCAAAAAAATCACCCAAACGGTCCAAAGAGCTTTTTCTTATCATAACGGTAGAAATTGAAACCGGATAATAACGCAAAAACTTATCAAATACATATCCGGAAGACTGTCTTTTTTTGTGAAAGAGCATCTGCCGTCCTTTTTTCGTAACAAACAGGTTGCTATACACAAGATCCACATCCTGACAACTTTTTACAACATCTACCTGCTCAACTGTCTTCTCGGGCAGCCACATATCATCATGGTCAATAAAGGCTAAATATTCTCCACTGGAAAGTTCAATTGCCCGGTTACGCGAATAGCCGAGTCCCCTGTTTTCCTGATAATGGTAAACCACCGGGAATCCTCGGCTCTTAAACTCCATGATTATCGATTCGGTAGAATCAGACGAGCCGTCATTGATAACAACAAGCTCCCAGTCGGTGAAGGTCTGCTCTTCGACGCTCCTGAGGGTCTCCTGCAGAAACTTCTCCGAGTTATAACAGCACAGATTTATGCTTACTTTTGGAGGCATAGGAATGTAGTTACTGTTTGCAGAATTCGAGAACAGATGAGATAACAAGGTCTACGTCACCATCGGTCATATCGGAATAGAGCGGAAGGGTGACAATCTCCTTCCAGACCGTCTCCGTAACGGGAAGCTCCGTTGCGTACTTCTCAAAGAATGGCTGGAGATGATTTGGTATATAGTGGACACCGCTGTCGATTCCTTTTGATTTGAGAAAACCGATGAACTCATCCCTTTTTGATTCGATTTTCAGGATGTAGCTGAAGAATGCCGTATTCTCGTAATCCTTTCTCAGTATACCGATGTCTGATAAACCCCGGAAGGCTTTATCATATCTTTCAACTATCTCTCTCTTTCTGTTCAGAAATCTGCCGAGCTTTTTCAGTTGCATGAGCCCGATGGCAGCATTGATATTACTCATGTGGTACCTGAAGCCAAGCATATTCACGCTATAAAACCAATCCCTTTTTTGTCCGAACCTGCTCCACGTGTCTTTATCAATACCCAGTATCCTCTTTTTCCTCATCACCTGAGCCAACCCATCATCATTCGTTGTAATAGCCCCACCTTCGCCGCAGGTAATGTTCTTTATTGGATCAAAGCTGAAA from Pseudomonadota bacterium includes:
- a CDS encoding glycosyltransferase, producing the protein MPPKVSINLCCYNSEKFLQETLRSVEEQTFTDWELVVINDGSSDSTESIIMEFKSRGFPVVYHYQENRGLGYSRNRAIELSSGEYLAFIDHDDMWLPEKTVEQVDVVKSCQDVDLVYSNLFVTKKGRQMLFHKKRQSSGYVFDKFLRYYPVSISTVMIRKSSLDRLGDFFDSNLILTEEFDLFMRVLYRSKAAYIDQPLAVYRIHPGMSSIKYIEKFPDEMAYTIGKFKKMDPSFEAKYSSELDYLNAKIGYYRARAEMLHNNTQKARACLYPFRLTDYRFFLLYVITFFPPKVWHKIHSFMTKGAFSESD
- a CDS encoding DegT/DnrJ/EryC1/StrS aminotransferase family protein; the protein is MIQVQRPSIGDEELAEVKKVFDTGWLGMGKWVFDFENRIKEILGAGNVVAVNTGTTALHLALDSIGLKEGDEVIVPSLTFVATIQAIVACGAAPVFCDIEGDTLNMDAGDAEKRITARTKVIMPVHYGGLPCNMDEILRIGKEKNLTIVEDAAHAFGSSYNGRKIGAFGDITCFSFDPIKNITCGEGGAITTNDDGLAQVMRKKRILGIDKDTWSRFGQKRDWFYSVNMLGFRYHMSNINAAIGLMQLKKLGRFLNRKREIVERYDKAFRGLSDIGILRKDYENTAFFSYILKIESKRDEFIGFLKSKGIDSGVHYIPNHLQPFFEKYATELPVTETVWKEIVTLPLYSDMTDGDVDLVISSVLEFCKQ